One window of the Calditrichota bacterium genome contains the following:
- a CDS encoding S8 family serine peptidase, with amino-acid sequence MHAKFRRLLLVSWVGGVLCLGFESGYGGVSADNVRPHKAQYVPGELIIKLKPGVAPELLSDGLLTGAPAVDQQLARIGVQRVEQLLKGLKHAPNGGERIYRVSFAALRDPEEVAAELRTSPYLEYADPVAVHFIEEIPNDPRFGEQSYLRKIQAPQAWDVTKGDSSVVIAIIDNGVDYQHPDLAQSLWVNWREARGLPGVDDDGNGYVDDLYGYDIAEGDNDPTNCPPDADGFYDHGTLVAGVACAVTNNGVGIAGTSWGCRYMPVKTSYDSSPRSVSFGFQGILYAARTGARIINCSWGRFGQPMASEQDIIDTATEMGAVVVAAAGNAVTDELHYPSAYRNVLSTTWLSSSDQRIAVYQDNEWVGSTYGPAVDVAAPGLGIYSTVPRTANSYGSASGSSLAAPQTSGLCGLVATQHPDWSPLRIMQQVVFTADNIDRVNPGFEGQLGSGRINAFRAVSETEPVPLPPKMHTDTLIVREAGGDGDGVYEHGELIHITGRFRNFSVTQANNVSLVLSSADTSLDFPIPRAFVGRVNADAEVELSTPLAARVRPNAQGHTATLLLSIEYDGGAITFDSLQVLVGVTPVLVVDDTKDREGSPANSAVNPADFYAQLLANIGVPYGVWDHGLLGTPPESFLSQFPIVIWVSEWSFPYLISTDMAALRGFLQAGGSLFITGQDLAYSLADPSSPWYSAEGMAFLEQFLHARYVADDSHQLQLVGVTGDPIGHGLAFSIYQPGRQADEQYPEVLEPKGGGLPVFQYKTGGVGAVRYQGDYRTLYFGFGLEAVDATLTTVPASYSALRQTVMSRALEWLTPVQHTPLPDIEDPAAARVASLHLQRLFPGLSRVELHWRKAGQATFNVVNMQQVAGGDYQAEIPATGDTATVEYFFVVGTSYYTMQLPFQAPTALYRYTVAEDRIPPTITHQPLRRLFNAADTAWVEAVLTDNVGIDTAQACVYYGVKAMDHKSNLLPTAVPHLWRAPLLPIATYGDTMCYTLLVRDRSSAGNTAVSDTFALLVGYEDFENGLADWEASGSWGLDDFYAHSGSMSANQSPGQNYPTNYEGSLTMAFGADLSQTTGAALYFWTKYYIEANKDFGYVEVSTDGGHTWTQLGNALTGVRAAWVEEYRSLRPFTGPGCSDVRVRFRFVSDAAQGPLFRGWFIDDVRIVAGPTVKVEEAVTATKAPAVYALYQNHPNPFNPTTEIRFSLPEATHIKLEIFNLLGRRVAAVIDTFLPAGEHKCQWQAVDDTGQRLPSGLYLYRLETRDYQATRKMILLQ; translated from the coding sequence ATGCATGCGAAGTTCCGCAGACTACTGCTTGTGTCATGGGTGGGAGGGGTTCTCTGTCTGGGTTTCGAAAGCGGGTACGGGGGGGTGTCGGCAGATAACGTGCGCCCGCACAAGGCACAGTATGTTCCGGGGGAGTTGATTATCAAGCTGAAACCTGGGGTGGCCCCGGAGCTGCTGAGTGACGGTCTCCTGACGGGCGCGCCTGCCGTGGACCAACAGCTGGCGCGCATTGGCGTGCAGAGGGTCGAGCAGCTCCTTAAAGGCCTGAAGCATGCGCCGAACGGCGGCGAGCGCATCTATCGCGTCTCCTTTGCCGCATTGCGCGACCCCGAAGAGGTCGCTGCCGAGCTGCGCACCAGCCCCTACTTGGAGTATGCCGATCCGGTAGCGGTTCACTTCATCGAAGAGATCCCCAACGACCCGCGTTTCGGCGAGCAGTCGTATCTGCGGAAGATCCAGGCACCCCAAGCCTGGGACGTGACAAAGGGTGACAGCAGCGTGGTCATCGCCATAATTGACAACGGCGTGGACTACCAGCACCCCGACCTGGCGCAGAGTTTGTGGGTCAATTGGAGGGAGGCACGTGGTCTGCCCGGCGTCGACGACGATGGCAACGGCTACGTCGACGACCTCTACGGCTACGACATCGCCGAGGGAGACAATGACCCCACAAATTGCCCGCCCGACGCCGACGGGTTCTACGACCACGGGACCTTGGTCGCCGGAGTGGCCTGCGCGGTGACCAACAACGGCGTCGGCATTGCCGGCACAAGCTGGGGCTGCCGTTACATGCCGGTCAAAACCAGCTACGACAGCAGCCCCCGTTCTGTCTCCTTTGGCTTTCAAGGCATCCTATATGCGGCGCGTACCGGGGCGCGCATCATCAACTGTAGTTGGGGCCGCTTCGGCCAACCGATGGCCAGCGAGCAAGACATCATCGATACGGCCACCGAGATGGGTGCAGTGGTGGTAGCTGCGGCAGGCAACGCAGTCACCGACGAGCTGCACTACCCGAGCGCCTACCGCAACGTACTCAGCACGACCTGGTTGAGCTCCTCTGACCAACGCATCGCCGTCTACCAGGACAATGAGTGGGTAGGGAGCACCTATGGACCGGCAGTGGACGTAGCGGCTCCGGGTCTGGGCATCTATTCAACCGTTCCGCGCACCGCGAACAGCTACGGCTCGGCTTCGGGCAGTTCTTTGGCAGCGCCCCAGACTTCAGGGCTCTGCGGCCTGGTAGCCACGCAGCACCCGGATTGGTCACCGCTGCGCATCATGCAACAGGTGGTCTTTACCGCCGACAACATCGACAGAGTCAACCCAGGATTTGAGGGGCAGCTGGGCAGCGGCAGAATCAACGCTTTTCGCGCCGTGTCCGAGACCGAGCCTGTCCCTCTACCGCCGAAGATGCACACCGACACGCTCATAGTGCGCGAGGCCGGCGGTGACGGCGACGGGGTCTACGAACATGGGGAGCTCATTCACATCACCGGCCGTTTCCGCAACTTCTCGGTGACGCAGGCAAACAACGTCTCGCTGGTGCTGAGCAGCGCCGATACTTCGCTTGATTTTCCTATCCCCCGCGCGTTCGTGGGCAGGGTGAACGCGGACGCCGAGGTCGAGCTCTCCACGCCGTTGGCGGCACGCGTGCGTCCCAACGCGCAAGGGCACACCGCCACGTTGCTCCTCAGCATCGAGTACGACGGTGGAGCTATCACGTTCGATTCGCTGCAAGTGCTCGTCGGGGTGACCCCTGTGCTGGTGGTGGACGACACTAAGGATCGCGAGGGAAGCCCGGCGAATAGCGCCGTAAACCCCGCGGATTTTTACGCGCAGTTGTTGGCCAATATAGGCGTTCCCTACGGCGTGTGGGACCACGGCCTCCTTGGCACTCCACCGGAGAGTTTCCTCAGCCAGTTCCCCATCGTGATCTGGGTGAGCGAATGGTCGTTCCCTTATCTCATTTCGACCGACATGGCTGCCCTCCGCGGCTTCCTACAGGCAGGCGGGAGCCTGTTCATCACTGGGCAGGACCTGGCGTACAGCCTGGCTGATCCAAGCAGCCCATGGTACAGTGCCGAAGGCATGGCCTTTCTTGAGCAATTCCTCCATGCGCGGTATGTCGCCGATGACAGCCACCAACTCCAGCTAGTGGGTGTGACCGGCGACCCGATTGGCCACGGGCTGGCCTTTTCCATCTACCAGCCGGGTCGCCAGGCCGATGAGCAATACCCCGAGGTGCTCGAGCCCAAAGGAGGTGGCCTCCCAGTTTTCCAGTACAAGACCGGCGGCGTGGGCGCCGTACGCTACCAGGGGGACTACCGAACCCTCTACTTTGGCTTCGGCCTGGAGGCAGTGGATGCTACGCTCACGACGGTGCCAGCTTCCTATTCGGCCCTGCGCCAGACCGTGATGAGCCGCGCGCTTGAGTGGCTCACTCCGGTGCAGCACACCCCGCTGCCGGACATCGAGGATCCGGCAGCAGCCCGAGTGGCGAGCCTGCACCTGCAGCGGCTTTTCCCTGGGCTGTCGCGCGTTGAGCTCCACTGGCGGAAGGCTGGGCAAGCGACATTTAACGTTGTCAATATGCAACAGGTGGCGGGCGGAGACTACCAGGCGGAAATCCCCGCTACGGGGGACACCGCAACGGTGGAGTATTTCTTTGTCGTAGGCACGTCTTACTACACGATGCAACTCCCCTTCCAGGCGCCCACTGCTCTGTACCGATACACCGTGGCGGAGGATCGTATCCCCCCGACCATCACCCATCAGCCATTACGGCGCCTGTTCAACGCGGCGGATACCGCATGGGTAGAGGCGGTACTCACGGACAATGTGGGCATCGACACGGCGCAGGCGTGCGTCTACTACGGTGTAAAGGCCATGGATCACAAGAGCAACCTTCTGCCCACTGCGGTGCCTCATCTTTGGCGCGCGCCACTGCTACCCATCGCTACCTACGGCGACACGATGTGCTATACTCTTCTGGTGCGCGACCGCTCCTCTGCCGGTAACACCGCCGTGTCTGATACGTTCGCCCTGCTGGTCGGCTATGAGGACTTTGAAAATGGTCTTGCCGATTGGGAGGCTTCCGGTTCCTGGGGTTTGGATGACTTTTACGCCCACTCGGGAAGCATGAGCGCCAACCAGAGTCCTGGCCAGAACTACCCGACCAACTATGAGGGCAGCCTGACCATGGCCTTTGGCGCGGACCTGTCCCAGACCACTGGCGCAGCGCTCTATTTTTGGACAAAGTACTACATCGAAGCCAACAAAGACTTTGGCTATGTGGAGGTCTCTACCGACGGCGGGCACACCTGGACGCAGCTGGGGAATGCCTTGACAGGAGTACGCGCCGCATGGGTGGAGGAGTACCGTTCTTTGCGCCCGTTCACAGGGCCCGGCTGCAGCGACGTGCGGGTCCGGTTCCGCTTCGTGAGCGATGCTGCACAGGGGCCGCTTTTCCGCGGCTGGTTCATTGACGACGTGCGCATAGTGGCAGGGCCGACGGTGAAAGTCGAGGAAGCGGTCACAGCGACGAAGGCGCCCGCCGTCTACGCCCTGTACCAAAATCACCCCAATCCTTTCAACCCGACCACCGAGATCCGTTTTTCGTTGCCAGAGGCAACGCACATTAAACTGGAAATCTTCAACCTCCTGGGACGGCGAGTTGCCGCGGTCATCGACACCTTCCTGCCGGCGGGCGAACACAAGTGCCAATGGCAGGCGGTGGACGATACAGGCCAGCGTCTGCCCAGTGGCCTGTACCTGTACCGTCTTGAGACCCGCGACTATCAGGCTACCCGGAAGATGATCCTGTTGCAGTGA
- a CDS encoding metal-dependent hydrolase, whose protein sequence is MPDLTTHLAFTHLVSRPIRLRGTRVPVYVGALLPDLLTRPFYILYPPAYYVVYTLHTPVAIALMVLLLTELCAEEIRRRVMAGLFAGVALHFALDLLQRQLGTGYYWLFPFSWKSFALGLFWPEESLRAVPFLLAAVAAMEAGLFVSRKLRPQLEGTRHVFS, encoded by the coding sequence ATGCCAGACTTGACGACCCATTTGGCGTTCACCCATCTGGTTAGTCGGCCGATTCGCCTGAGGGGCACCCGCGTGCCGGTGTACGTGGGCGCGCTGCTTCCCGACCTACTCACCAGGCCTTTCTACATCCTGTACCCTCCTGCTTACTACGTGGTGTACACCTTGCACACGCCCGTGGCTATAGCCCTGATGGTTCTCCTGCTTACTGAGCTGTGCGCAGAGGAGATTCGGCGGCGCGTCATGGCAGGCCTTTTCGCTGGGGTGGCGCTGCATTTTGCCTTGGACCTTCTGCAGCGCCAGTTGGGGACCGGCTACTACTGGCTCTTCCCTTTCAGCTGGAAGAGCTTTGCCCTTGGCCTCTTTTGGCCTGAGGAGTCTCTGCGCGCAGTGCCTTTTCTGCTTGCTGCCGTGGCGGCAATGGAAGCGGGCCTCTTCGTTTCGAGGAAGCTCCGGCCCCAACTGGAAGGAACTCGCCATGTATTCTCTTGA